A stretch of the Ascaphus truei isolate aAscTru1 chromosome 4, aAscTru1.hap1, whole genome shotgun sequence genome encodes the following:
- the LOC142492028 gene encoding uncharacterized protein LOC142492028 → MLLLYIVAPEGHVSPEREQVSSPGSASSTHLEEHDEEDYDDYDDDDDDDAAAAAIDTQIQASDHEEVPIETVLPPKRPANTTYDAIVASEGKIVEAENRRHSDLMTVLERMIALQEETVSQLAHLHRVFIEVPKQLQKINTSFEALVVQQTQANYWRMTNVPQFNTSQAGSVHAGQFSPHSSDLHSPGPNVTGQVADIAVQVPDDILPLPSVQIQQQTPTKEATKTKQDTHETDQPSLVQCLPTCSHVSVGTSPVREQSLPKSPVGESLPKSPVGESLPKSPVGESLATSPAREVPEATQSGSVVPKVGGKRKRKIQETTSRPVTRSQKEQKK, encoded by the exons atgttattgttatatatagttgcccctgaaggacatgtgtcacctgagagggaacaagtgtcttcacctgggtcagccagctcaacacacctagaag aacatgatgaagaggattatgatgattatgatgatgatgatgatgatgatgccgccgccgccgccatagacacacaaatacaagcaagtgaccatgaagaggttccaattgaaactgttttaccgccaaaacgtccagcaaataccacatatgatgcaattgtagcttctgagggaaaaattgtggaagcagaaaatcgtcgccattctgacctgatgacagtgctggaaaggatgattgcactgcaggaagaaacagtttcacaattggcacatctccacagagtcttcattgaagtgcctaaacagttgcaaaaaatcaacacctcattcgaagcattagttgttcagcaaacacaagctaattactggagaatgactaatgtaccacaattcaacacctcacaggcaggatctgttcatgctggccagttttcaccacattcatctgatcttcattcaccaggtccgaatgttaccggtcaagtagcagacattgctgtgcaggttcctgatgacatcctaccgctgccatctgtacaaattcagcagcagacacctacaaaggaggcgacaaaaacaaaacaagacacacatgaaacagaccaaccatcacttgtgcagtgtctaccaacttgctcacatgtgtcagtgggcacaagccctgtccgtgaacagtcactacccaaaagccctgtaggtgagtcactgcccaaaagccctgtag gtgaatcactgcccaaaagccctgtaggtgagtcactggccacaagccctgcccgtgaagtgccagaggccactcaaagtggctctgttgtgcctaaagttggtggcaaaagaaaaaggaaaattcaagagacaacaagcaggcctgttactcgctcgcaaaaggaacaaaaaaaataa